The Malus domestica chromosome 06, GDT2T_hap1 genome has a segment encoding these proteins:
- the LOC139196827 gene encoding uncharacterized protein has protein sequence MKEELLIQYFYEGLLPIERQMLDALAGGALVDKTLVVVGSKAQENQGMQNQANEVEDLKKQVGQTIEFMGQFSREQGKLPSSTNVTSNGGFESAKAITLLSGKEVGIKSDIPKSAPKEDEKLQNEEESTNTPMTKVNPLLPFIQSKKDENEKDILETFQKVQVNIPLLEAIKQVPKYAKFLKELCTTKRRMSNKKVVMVNHLIFLADFYVLDMEDSAHSTSLPILLGRPFMKTARTKIDVFKGTLTMKFDGEVIDFNISNAMRYPYDDHSCFSIDVIDSLTQEFLEELNEDALETTITKSI, from the exons atgaaggaggagctgctcattcagtacttctacgaaggactcctccccattgaacgccaaatgctagatgccttaGCGGGTGGCGCATTAGTGGACAAGACTCTG GTTGTAGTTGGGTCAAAAGCACAAGAAAATCAG ggcatgcaaaatcaagccaatgaggtggaagacttgaagaaacaagtGGGACAAACGATTGAATTCATGGGGCAATTCAGTAGAGAAcaaggtaagttacctagttcaACAAATGTGACTTCGAATGGAGGattcgaatctgccaaagccatcactttgcttagtggaaaagaagttggaattAAGTCCGATATTCCCAAATCTGCCCCGAAAGAAGATGAAAAGCTGCAAAATGAGGAAGAAAGCACTAACACACCCATGACAAAAGTGAACCCCCTTTTGCC gttcatacaatcaaagaaggatgagaatgAGAAGGACATTCTTGAAACATTCCAGAAAGTGCAAGTAAACATTCCACTCCTTGaggcaattaaacaagtcccgaAATATGCCAAATTTCTCAAGGAGCTGTGCACAACCAAGAGAAGAATGTCAAACAAAAAGGTGGTTAtg gtgaacCATTTGATCTTCCTGGCTGATTTTTACGTTCTTGACATGGAAGATTCAGCCCATTCCACATCTTTGCCTATTCTCCTAGgtaggccattcatgaagacagcccgcacaaagatagatgtattcaaaggaacattgaccatgaaatttgatggggaagttattgatttcaatatttctaatgctatgagatatccttATGATGAccactcttgtttctctattgatgtaattgactctttgacgcaggaattCCTTGAGGAATTGAACGAGGATGCCCTTGAAACAACCATTACGAAGAGCATATAA